In Paenibacillus durus, the DNA window GTTTTTTTTAGGAGAATTGCCCTTTAAGCTTTAAGAGTTTACTTTTGGGACAGCCTCTTCGTTTGTGCATCAAGCGTATTAGTTAAAAATCTTAACTTTGTGGCTCTCGTTTACAGGAATTTTTACATACAGCACTTTCTCTGCGCTGTCAAAGAAGTAGCCGTTTGCTGCTTTACCCAGTTCGTCCAAGCTGGCTGCTTCCGCATATTTGTCATTGGCAGCCTCCACTTTCTTCGGCGCCGTGGCATTATGCAGCTTCAGAGTGTAGGACTGAATGTCGGAAGCGTAGTTTTGAGTTTGTTTGTTCTGGCTGAACTCAATGTGGTTGCCCTTTTGATCTACGCTAAAATCGGTAATGTTAAATTCGCCTCTGGTGTAATCCTCGGTTTTCGCATCATCTTCATAGAAGCTATAGGAAGCCGAGTCCTTCACGTACGAATCCAGAATCAGGTTCGTCAATTTCTTCTCCCCGGAATGCTGCTGAACTTCGCGGCGCGGGATAATCGAATCCTGCTTCACGTAGATCGGAAGCGTTCCAAGATCGGCGTCTTTGTGGATCGTTTGGCCGCCTTTATACTCTTGGCCTGTCCAGTAATCCACCCAATCCGCACCGGCAGGCAGGTATACATCACGGGACGTTGCGCCTTGGTATACGATTGGAGCCATCATCAGAGATTGGCCAAACATGAATTGGTCTTGGATATCATGAGTCTTCTGGTCCTGCTGGAACTGGTACACGAGCGGTTGGAAAATGAGATTACCTTTTTCATGCGCATCTTTGAACGCGTTGTAAAGGTAAGGCATCAATTCATAGCGCATGGAAATGTACTTGCGGCTGATATCCTCAACTTCTTTACCGAACTGCCATGGTTCTTGTCTGCCCCATTTCAAGCTTTGAGCCGCGTCTGTTTCCATCGGGCTCTTACCGTCATTGTTATAGTGGTCGCGGGAGAACGGATAGAATGCGCCGACTTGAACCCAACGAGCGAACAATTCAGGTGTAGCTACAACGCCTTCGTATGGTTTTTTCGCAAAGCCGCCGATATCGTTTCCGACCATCGCCATACCTGTCAAGCCGACATTAGCGTCTTGGAAAATCGAAATTCTAAGCATTTCCCATCTGCTCCAGTTATCGCCTGTCCAGGTTGCGGTAGCGTAACGCTGCGTACCTGTAAACGAAGCACGCGTCAAGATAAACGGACGAACGTTCGGTTTATTCGTTTTGAAAGCCTGATCTGTAGCTTGAGCCTCAGTGTGGGCGTAAACGTTATGCGCTTCTTCATGCGTTACTTTTTCACCATTGTCCGTTTCAAAAATCCGATCCAGCGGCAACGTCCAATAGTCTACCGTACTAAAGTTAGCCGGTTCGTTCATGTCGTTCCAAATGCCGTCTGCGCCTTTATCAAAGACCGGTTTATGCCATTTCGCCCACCAGTCGCGGGTTTCTTGTTTCATGAAGTTAGGGAAGACGGATTTGGACGGGACGCCCCAAGGCCAAACTTTGCCCAAATAGTTGGTGCCATCCGGATTTTTAACCCAAAGATCTTTTTGAGTTCCCTCGGTATAAGGAATATATTCCGGTTGTCCCGGGTCAGGCACGCGAATGGCTGGATCGATGATGGAAGTATAATGGAAACCCGCATCTTTCAATTTTTTATTCATGCCGTCCGGGTCCGGGAATTTTTCGCCAAAATAGAAGTTTTTATAGTCATCCATCCATTCGATGTCCAGCATCACGCCGTCAATCGGAATGTTTTTTTGACGATAGGTTTGGGCCACTTGCTCAATATCCTTTTGGTGATAGCCCCAAGCGGATTGATGGAAGCCCATCGCCCATTCCGGCGGCATTTGCATTTTTCCGGTCAAATCCGTGTAGCGGTTTACGATGTCTTTCATTTCCGGTCCGTTGATGAAGTAGTAAGTCAATTTTCCGCCATCGGCCCAGAAGTAGTAGTAATCGTCGCTTTCAGCAGCCATGTCGTAGTAAGAACGGTAAGTATTATCGAATAAAATACCGTAGGCTTTGTCGCCTTTCAACCCGATAAAGAATGGAACGGAGGAGAAAGTGTATTTTGAAATGGGTTCCGGCAGATTCTCACGGTTCCATACTCCGATTTTCTGACCGCGATGGTTCAAGCCGGTTGTTTTCTGTCCGAATCCGTAAAAATCTTCGTTTTTCTCGGTCTTCTTGAACACGTATGGCTTACCGTTCTCATATCCTACGCCTTGCTCCGCGTCCTCGTTGATGACGTTGCCGTCTTTATCCAAATATTTGATCCCGAACGGGCTTTTGTTGATGTCTACGGTTAAGCTGTCGGACTTGAGTACAATTTTCTTGTCATCTTCGGTTACTGTAAATTTAGGAGCTTTCCAATCTGTTTTCGCGATACCAACGGAAGCGAATTCTTTCTCGCCTTTCTTAACGATCGATACTTTGGAAATATCGGAAGACAGCAAGCGGATATAGGATTCCATTTCGCCCAAATTCAGTTTCACGCCGTTGTCCAGCTTTTCGACGCCTTGAACGGTCAGCTTTTGCAGATTGTTTTTATCCAAAGGTCTTTCATCATGCACTTGCTGCACGTTGCCGTTCGCATCGACCATCTTGCCTTCCCATACTTGCGCCCCGGGCGGAGCCACAAGCACTGCAGCCTCGGAAACTAAAGGCGTTAGGGCATTGCCTGATATTAAAAATGTAGTTGCCAGCATTAATCGTGACCATTTCTTCATACGCTTTTTGCGCGGCATTAAATCTCACTCCTTATTCTGATATAGATTAAAAAGTTTCACTTCATCAAGTTAAACTCCCGGGTTTTCGGCGCCTACTACCAACTTAGCAACAGCATTCGATATGAACAATGGGAACTTGCACCTACAAACCTTAGGAAAACGATTTCAAAGGGGGTCGGACAGTGCTCGTCAAGTGAATCTTTCAAAGGGGGAAAACCGGGGCGGGGCTTAACTTTAGGCCTGTTTAAACTCTTCTTTTACGAATTGGATAAACATCCTTTTATTTCCTATATACTTGGTTTAAAGTGGTAATTGATAGTCGAGGAGAACTAAAGGACAACGCTAAAATTACGCTTCATACCAAATTGTCAACCTTTTATTCATTTTAAATATATAAATAAATTACACTGTATCCCCGATAATTACCTTTATTAACAAATGCATTTATAAAATGTAAATCCGGTACGCCTGTAATAAGCATTTCAGTGCGGGGTAAAATATTACGCTCTTTGCTAAATATAAGACACCCTACCCTTGAGCATAGGCAATGCTCACCTGCGGTATGATTCGCATCACACTGTAAAGCACTTCATCCGATCAAGAAAGGGCGCCCCATTCTGTCCTTAGGGCGCCCTCATTATGTATGACTAATGCTTTGATACCTGCAGCATATGTTCTTTATACCGCCGCCGAATTCTCTGTAAACCACTGCCCCAGCTCGTGAACGGGCATCGGGCGCCCGTAATAGTAGCCCTGCATGACCCGGCAGCCCAGCGACTGCAGCAGTTCGATCTGCTCCGGCGTTTCCACGCCCTCGGCAACAACGTCCATGTTAAGGTTGCTGGCGATGGCGATAATGTTGCTGATGATCGCTTTCTTGGAATGCATCTTGCTCTTCTTTATGAACACCTGGTCGATCTTGAGCGTATTGACAGGGATTTCATCCAGATTACCCAGTGAAGAGAAGCCTGTCCCGAAGTCATCAAGCGATACTCGGACGCCAAGCCTTCGCAGCTTGGACAATTGAGCTACCGTCTCTTCCATATTGTTCATCGCAATCGACTCCGTAATTTCAAGCTCCAGATATTGCGGGTCCAGCCCGGAACGCGTCAGAGCTTCCACCACAACCTCATATAGATCCTCCGTCTCGAACATCCGGGCAGACATATTGATGGATACGGCGACCGAAGCGACCCCTTCCTTGTGCCAGAGTAAATTCTGACTGCACACCTCATGCAGCATCCAGTAGGTAATGGGCACAATCAGTCCCGTCTCCTCGGCGATGGGTATGAACTCGGCAGGAGAAATAATGCCATGTTCGGGATGCCTCCAGCGAAGCAGCGCCTCCAGCCCCACCGTGACATTCATCAGCGAATCCCATTTCGGCTGGTACACGACCATGAATTCGGATTGCGCAAGCGCCTTGCGGAGGTCCTTCTCCAGCGACATGCGACGCAATTGGTACCGGTTCATCTCGGAGTCGAAAATACTAAATTTATTCTTGCCGGAATCTTTGGATGAGTACAGCGCGGTATCCGCTGCCTTCATCAAGGAAGACCGGTCGCTCCCATGCGCCGGCGCCATACTGATGCCGACACTGGCGGTGACATACAGATCATTGTCCTGGATTCGGAAAGACTTCTTGATCTCTTGGAGAATACGCTGCGCTTCCTCCGCTGCCTCATCGGGAGTAAAGCCGGGCTCAGCAATCAAAAATTCATCTCCGCCCAAACGGAATACCTTCCCCTTTGAGCTCACGCTCTGAAGCAGCCTTGAAGCCACTTCCTGCAGCAGCATGTCGCCAATATCGTGGCCGAGCGTGTCGTTAATCGATTTGAACCGGTCAAGGTCGATGAAGAACACAGCGCCGGAGCGCCCGCGAAGAAACCGGTCTTTAAAGTAGCGTTCCAGTCCGTGGCGGTTCGGTAATCCCGTTAATGGATCATGGTAGGCCATCCGCTCAAGCAAATGCCGGTCCAGGAATACGGCTCCTCCGGTTATTCCGAACATGATCAGTGTGACGAGAGACACGCCCATTAGCAGAATTACATCACTCTGCACAAGGAAGGGCACCATGCCGATTCCAAGCACGCAGGCTCCTAACAGAAGCCATAAACGGCGTGTCCTGGGCGATGCCGTTGAGAATGGAACTTGAGAGATGAGATTTAAAGCGGAGTAGGACGCAAGTATCGAAAGTGTGAATGAAAGCAGCATAATCCATATGTTATTGTGGATTCCCATATGATCCATAAGTCAACCTCTTCACCGGTTTAATAATAGTCTGATCTTGCCATGCTGTGAACATAAGCCGCGATTAATCTCGGACAGTAGACATATGGAAATACATGCTAATAAATACAATATAAAGTTCACAAAGAAGCTATTCTATCTGTAATTCTACTCTGTATCCGGTGGACTGTCTAAGTAAATACTGGAACCTGCGCCCATTTTGCGCTCAGCTCAAAAAATGTCCATAATTGTTGAAGAATATCCCAGCCGCAAAGCTATCTCCTTCCCCATTTCGGCTTAAACCGGACATCAGAGAGACCGGATGTGCTGTTATCGCGGAAGAAGCAGTGCGGTACCCAGAACGGCGATGCGCGCGACATTCAGCAGAACGAAATTCCGCACGGACAGAATAAAGGTTGCAGCCTTCTCCTGTCTTGCCGTAAATTTCGCGAGGTTGCGCTGCAGAGGAATCCATGTCAGCAGAGGGAGCAGCACCAAAAGAGGGTGTAAGCCCAGAAGCAGCAGCGCGGCCAAATCGGCATAAGACACATAATAGAGCAGCCTGAACAGAATGAGCGCGCGCTCTTTGCCGATGTGGACTGGCAGCGTATAGCGGCGGTTCTCTATATCCTCCTCAATGTCGCAGATGTTGTTCGCCAGCATGATATTCGCAATGCAGACAATCGCCGGTACCGAGAACCAGAACAGGTAGATCGTTTCCACAAGGTTCAGATGAACGTGAACCCATCCCCGCTCTAAAGTCAGCAGCGCCAGCGTCCCGTCCGTATGGATAAAGGCGGAGATAAAAATGATGACAAAGCCCATAAACAGCCCGGAGAACAGTTCCCCAAGCGGCATCCGGGAGATCGGGATCGGCCCGAACGAGTATAAAATGCCAATCAGAAAAGACAGCCCTCCCAGTACCAAAAGGAGCAGGTTCGTCCGGGCCACAAGCAGCAGCCCGCAGCCTGCCGCCAGCAGCAGAAGAAGAATGATCGTGCCGACCACGGCACTTTCCTTCAATTTGCGCCGAACGATGGGATTATGCGTTTCATAGCCGTAGCCATGCGTTCTTGACGCTTTTTTAAAATCGTAATAGTTATTGATAGCCGTTGTCGCCATATCAAAAGAGAGCAGCGATACCAGCATTAGCGCAAAGCGCCCCGCGTAAAAACTGTCGAACCGGTAAAGAGCATACAGCGTGCCCATGATGAAAGGAATCACACTCGCCGCTTTTGTCCGGATTTCAACCAACTCCAAAAAGCTTCTCCCGTTCACTGCCTCACCCCAGCCTTAATTCGTTCATAGTTGTCATTGTAATTATACAAACGAATGTCACAAGTTCCAGCATTTTTCGATAAAATCCATCCTTCTTCATTATAGGCAAGCCCTAAGTGATGTGGTATGATAGGCTGGCTTGTGCCGGAATCGATTCCATTCCGTATAAGTCAACACTTATAACTGTATTGGGGGCTTTATTGTTTATGTCAGCGCAAACCTCGTCAACCCAGTCTGTCCAATGGGTCACCGCCGATCCAAGCGCGATCGGTCTGTTCGGACTGGCCATCGTCACCCTTGTGGCATCCTCGCAAAAGCTGGAGATCACCAGCGGCCTGAGCTATGTGATTCCGTGGGCCATTTTCCTCGGTGCATTCGCCCAGTTGTTCGCCTGCATCCAGGACGCCAAGCATAACAATACCTTCGGCATGACCGCTTTCGGAGCTTATGCCTTTTTCTGGTTCGGTATGGCCGGAAGCTGGCTGATCAAGCTTGGCGTATTCGGTGCTGTGCTTGCCGAAGCCGTCGATCCGAAGCAGCTCGGCTTCGCCTTCCTCGGCTATCTGATCTTCACACTGTTTATGACCATCGGCGCCACCGAAACCAATAAAGTGCTGCTTATCATCTTTGCGCTGATCGATCTGCTGTTTCTCGGTTTAACCTTTGATTCTTTCGAAATCGCTGCGGAAGCCTTTCATAAGCTCGCGGCCTTCTCGGAGCTTGGCATCGGGATCGTCTCCCTCTACGGCTGCGGTGCTTCCGTCCTGAACGCTCACTTCGGACGCACGTTTCTGCCGCTCGGCGCTCCGCTGCGTATATTCAAGAAGTAACTATTAGGCCCATGGCCAGTCTAACGGATGTTCGCGCTGCTCCTTAGCAAAGCATACGCGGAGATCCGTTTCTTTTTGTCTGCGAAAATCCTATTGACCTGCCGCTGTACTAATGACATGCTAGATTAATAACTTTTATCCGAGTATGCTCTCTGGCCTGAACTTACTCGTATCGGAGGCAGATTATGGCTTTCCTTAAGAAAAGGCCTTTTACGATCATCCTCATCTTCATCGTTGTTCTTCAAATTGCACTATTCTCCCGGACGGAGCTTTGTATAAATTGTGAAAAATGGATACTCTCGCCTTAACCGCCCATACTAAGGTCATTCTCCCACGGAGGTGGCCAAGGCAGTGAACAAAAAAATGAATCTGCTGATGTTCAGCGGCGAATACGACAAGGCGATGGCCGGTCTGATTCTGGCAAATAGCGCTAGAGAGATCGAGGTGGAGGTTACGATCTTCTTCGCGTTCTGGGGGCTGTTCCTGGTGCGGGACCCCGAAAAAACGACGCTCGAGGACAAGAGTATCTATGAAAAGCTGATGGACGTCATGACGCCCAAAGGACCGGAGCAGCTTCCGCTGTCGCGGATGAATTTCAGCGGGCTTGGAAAATGGATGCTCGAAGAAATGATTGAGGATCAAGGCGCGCCGAAGCTAATTCATTTCTTGAAGGGCGCCCGCAAAAAGAACATCAAATTCTACGCCTGCAAGCTGTCTGTGGAAATTATGGGCTTTAAGCCTGAGGAGCTACTGCCGGAAGTGGAGATTATTGATGCGGCCACCTATTTGAAAGACGCGCTGGAGAGCGACCTTCAGCTGTTTATTTAGGAAGAAAGGCGGCCTAACTGCCGCCCCGATACATACTCTGTTCCGGCTTGGCAAGCAAGTCTGGCCGCTTCTTACTGGGCATTAACCTATTTTTCGCCCCCGGCATATACTGAGCCAAAGACTCTTGGCTGGAGGGATTGCCCATGCTTAAATCCATCCTCGCCTCTTCTGCGGAAGAGGACGATTCTCTGGAGGCGTATTTTAGCCCTTTTCGCGAACATACTATCGGCCTGGGACATCCCATTTCAACCCCTTACGGAAAAAAGCCGCTGCTGTACGCCGATTGGACGGCCAGCGGCCGTCTATACGAACCGATCGAGCGCAAAATACAGGAGCAGTTCGGCCCGTTTGTCGGCAATCCGCATACCGAGGCAAATGCCACGGGGATAACGATGACCCGGGCTTATGAGGAAGCCGGGCGCATCATCAAGCGCCATGTGAACGCAGGCCCGCGCGACATTCTGCTAACCTGCGGCTTCGGTACGACCGCGGCGGTGAACAAGCTGCAGCGGCTGCTCGGGCTCCGGCTGCCGGAATGGATGGAGGAACGGGTGAAGGTGCCGCCGGAGGATCGGCCGGTTATTTTCATCACCCATATGGAGCATCACTCCAACCTCCTCTCTTGGCAGGAGAGTATCGGCGATGTCGTCGTCCTTCCCCCGGGACCGGACGGAAATGCCGATCCGCGGCAGCTTGAAGCCGCGCTGCGGCCGTACCGGGGCCGCAGGCTGAAGATCGGCTCGTTCACCGCGTGCTCGAATGTCACCGGAATCGAGACGCCGTACAGAGAGATGGCAGCCGTCATGCACCGCTACGGCGGTCTGTGCTTTGTCGATTTCGCCGCCAGCGCTCCTTATACCGACATCGACATGCATCCGCCGTCACCGATGGAGAAGCTGGACGCCATCTTCTTCTCGCCGCATAAATTTCTCGGCGGGCCGGGATCAAGCGGCGTGCTGGTGT includes these proteins:
- a CDS encoding 1,4-dihydroxy-2-naphthoate polyprenyltransferase is translated as MNGRSFLELVEIRTKAASVIPFIMGTLYALYRFDSFYAGRFALMLVSLLSFDMATTAINNYYDFKKASRTHGYGYETHNPIVRRKLKESAVVGTIILLLLLAAGCGLLLVARTNLLLLVLGGLSFLIGILYSFGPIPISRMPLGELFSGLFMGFVIIFISAFIHTDGTLALLTLERGWVHVHLNLVETIYLFWFSVPAIVCIANIMLANNICDIEEDIENRRYTLPVHIGKERALILFRLLYYVSYADLAALLLLGLHPLLVLLPLLTWIPLQRNLAKFTARQEKAATFILSVRNFVLLNVARIAVLGTALLLPR
- a CDS encoding acetate uptake transporter: MSAQTSSTQSVQWVTADPSAIGLFGLAIVTLVASSQKLEITSGLSYVIPWAIFLGAFAQLFACIQDAKHNNTFGMTAFGAYAFFWFGMAGSWLIKLGVFGAVLAEAVDPKQLGFAFLGYLIFTLFMTIGATETNKVLLIIFALIDLLFLGLTFDSFEIAAEAFHKLAAFSELGIGIVSLYGCGASVLNAHFGRTFLPLGAPLRIFKK
- a CDS encoding aminotransferase class V-fold PLP-dependent enzyme; translated protein: MLKSILASSAEEDDSLEAYFSPFREHTIGLGHPISTPYGKKPLLYADWTASGRLYEPIERKIQEQFGPFVGNPHTEANATGITMTRAYEEAGRIIKRHVNAGPRDILLTCGFGTTAAVNKLQRLLGLRLPEWMEERVKVPPEDRPVIFITHMEHHSNLLSWQESIGDVVVLPPGPDGNADPRQLEAALRPYRGRRLKIGSFTACSNVTGIETPYREMAAVMHRYGGLCFVDFAASAPYTDIDMHPPSPMEKLDAIFFSPHKFLGGPGSSGVLVFNAALYGNRRPDEPGGGTVSWVSPWDGPNYSQGIEAREDGGTPGFLQTIRTALCLRLKERMTTQNILQHERTLCLQLLDGLQAIPDITVLEGGFRHRLGIVSFTVRDMHYNLVVRLLNDRFGIQARGGCSCAGPYGHYLLTIGREASVLIGKTIHSGDQSRRPGWVRLSLHPVMTSGDVALIVSALDAIVRHREAWKADYRYNPATNCWRHRSEGGDGPDMERLFTL
- a CDS encoding glycoside hydrolase family 31 protein, whose protein sequence is MPRKKRMKKWSRLMLATTFLISGNALTPLVSEAAVLVAPPGAQVWEGKMVDANGNVQQVHDERPLDKNNLQKLTVQGVEKLDNGVKLNLGEMESYIRLLSSDISKVSIVKKGEKEFASVGIAKTDWKAPKFTVTEDDKKIVLKSDSLTVDINKSPFGIKYLDKDGNVINEDAEQGVGYENGKPYVFKKTEKNEDFYGFGQKTTGLNHRGQKIGVWNRENLPEPISKYTFSSVPFFIGLKGDKAYGILFDNTYRSYYDMAAESDDYYYFWADGGKLTYYFINGPEMKDIVNRYTDLTGKMQMPPEWAMGFHQSAWGYHQKDIEQVAQTYRQKNIPIDGVMLDIEWMDDYKNFYFGEKFPDPDGMNKKLKDAGFHYTSIIDPAIRVPDPGQPEYIPYTEGTQKDLWVKNPDGTNYLGKVWPWGVPSKSVFPNFMKQETRDWWAKWHKPVFDKGADGIWNDMNEPANFSTVDYWTLPLDRIFETDNGEKVTHEEAHNVYAHTEAQATDQAFKTNKPNVRPFILTRASFTGTQRYATATWTGDNWSRWEMLRISIFQDANVGLTGMAMVGNDIGGFAKKPYEGVVATPELFARWVQVGAFYPFSRDHYNNDGKSPMETDAAQSLKWGRQEPWQFGKEVEDISRKYISMRYELMPYLYNAFKDAHEKGNLIFQPLVYQFQQDQKTHDIQDQFMFGQSLMMAPIVYQGATSRDVYLPAGADWVDYWTGQEYKGGQTIHKDADLGTLPIYVKQDSIIPRREVQQHSGEKKLTNLILDSYVKDSASYSFYEDDAKTEDYTRGEFNITDFSVDQKGNHIEFSQNKQTQNYASDIQSYTLKLHNATAPKKVEAANDKYAEAASLDELGKAANGYFFDSAEKVLYVKIPVNESHKVKIFN
- a CDS encoding DsrE/DsrF/DrsH-like family protein, producing MNKKMNLLMFSGEYDKAMAGLILANSAREIEVEVTIFFAFWGLFLVRDPEKTTLEDKSIYEKLMDVMTPKGPEQLPLSRMNFSGLGKWMLEEMIEDQGAPKLIHFLKGARKKNIKFYACKLSVEIMGFKPEELLPEVEIIDAATYLKDALESDLQLFI
- a CDS encoding putative bifunctional diguanylate cyclase/phosphodiesterase, with translation MDHMGIHNNIWIMLLSFTLSILASYSALNLISQVPFSTASPRTRRLWLLLGACVLGIGMVPFLVQSDVILLMGVSLVTLIMFGITGGAVFLDRHLLERMAYHDPLTGLPNRHGLERYFKDRFLRGRSGAVFFIDLDRFKSINDTLGHDIGDMLLQEVASRLLQSVSSKGKVFRLGGDEFLIAEPGFTPDEAAEEAQRILQEIKKSFRIQDNDLYVTASVGISMAPAHGSDRSSLMKAADTALYSSKDSGKNKFSIFDSEMNRYQLRRMSLEKDLRKALAQSEFMVVYQPKWDSLMNVTVGLEALLRWRHPEHGIISPAEFIPIAEETGLIVPITYWMLHEVCSQNLLWHKEGVASVAVSINMSARMFETEDLYEVVVEALTRSGLDPQYLELEITESIAMNNMEETVAQLSKLRRLGVRVSLDDFGTGFSSLGNLDEIPVNTLKIDQVFIKKSKMHSKKAIISNIIAIASNLNMDVVAEGVETPEQIELLQSLGCRVMQGYYYGRPMPVHELGQWFTENSAAV